Proteins encoded by one window of Salicibibacter halophilus:
- a CDS encoding DegT/DnrJ/EryC1/StrS family aminotransferase, with the protein MSHLNIIEALAAENIEARPVWKPLHLQPLFEGAAYYRIQRGGVSDDLFRCGLCLASGSSMTEGEQSRVIQVVEQALEFKCAERQQYSR; encoded by the coding sequence GTGAGTCATTTGAATATTATTGAAGCGTTGGCTGCGGAGAATATCGAGGCGCGGCCCGTGTGGAAGCCGCTGCACTTGCAGCCGTTGTTCGAGGGGGCAGCGTATTACCGCATCCAGAGGGGTGGAGTGTCGGATGATTTGTTTCGGTGTGGATTGTGCTTAGCTTCGGGGTCGAGTATGACGGAGGGGGAGCAAAGCAGAGTTATTCAGGTTGTTGAGCAAGCATTGGAATTTAAATGTGCAGAAAGACAACAATACTCACGTTGA
- a CDS encoding RpnC/YadD family protein, with protein MSEGISYHNKDVLFKFLSELYKDTSLDAFGLQGMPKIKQLLPSNLPKVRADEKRSDTQFLLEDGSILMVEYESNNAITENHIKYLDYAQRILDRAYREGKSINPIHIVVIYTSDVAKVGEGLNAGDVGIQSKPILLSEYNGDVILEKISDKIERGEDLTQEELMKLSILPLMHSTKPREENVRNSVELAKQIKDERQQIQVIAGILTATDKFVSDEFAAIMRRWMGMTKVGRLIAEEARKEKSRDIARRLLKKMSSEEVADVTGLDIDEVNEIEQENE; from the coding sequence ATGTCAGAAGGCATTTCGTATCATAATAAAGATGTACTATTTAAATTTTTGAGTGAGTTGTACAAGGATACATCATTAGATGCCTTTGGTCTGCAAGGAATGCCGAAGATTAAACAGTTATTGCCCAGTAACCTTCCGAAAGTGAGAGCTGATGAAAAGCGTTCAGACACCCAGTTTTTACTGGAAGACGGATCCATCCTTATGGTGGAATATGAAAGTAATAATGCAATCACTGAAAACCACATTAAATACCTGGATTATGCTCAAAGAATTTTGGATCGAGCGTACCGAGAGGGGAAAAGTATTAATCCCATTCATATTGTTGTTATCTATACAAGTGATGTAGCGAAAGTTGGAGAAGGTTTAAACGCAGGGGATGTAGGGATCCAATCGAAACCCATATTGCTTAGCGAGTATAATGGAGATGTGATACTGGAGAAAATAAGTGATAAAATAGAAAGAGGAGAGGACCTGACGCAAGAAGAGCTCATGAAACTGAGTATCCTCCCCTTAATGCATAGCACGAAGCCCCGTGAAGAGAACGTGCGGAATTCTGTAGAATTGGCAAAACAAATCAAAGATGAACGGCAACAAATACAGGTTATTGCAGGGATACTCACAGCAACGGACAAATTTGTAAGCGATGAATTCGCTGCAATAATGAGGAGGTGGATGGGAATGACGAAAGTTGGAAGACTTATCGCTGAAGAAGCAAGAAAAGAGAAATCAAGAGATATCGCAAGGCGACTGTTAAAGAAAATGTCTTCCGAAGAAGTGGCCGATGTTACTGGATTAGACATCGATGAAGTGAATGAAATTGAGCAGGAAAATGAATAA